In a genomic window of Streptococcus oralis:
- the coaA gene encoding type I pantothenate kinase — translation MTNEFLHFEKISRQTWQSLHRKTTPPLTEEELESIKSFNDQISLQDVTDVYLPLVHLIHIYKRTKDDLAFSKGIFLQRESKSQPFIIGVSGSVAVGKSTTSRLLQILLSRTLPDATVELVTTDGFLYPNQTLMDQDILNRKGFPESYDMETLLNFLDRLKNGQDVDIPVYSHEVYDIVPGEKQRVKAADFVIVEGINVFQNPQNERLYITDFFDFSIYVDAAVEDIESWYLDRFLKLLSFAQNDPNSYYHRFTQMPIGEVEAFAHQVWTSINLTNLQNYIEPTRNRAEVILHKTKNHEIDEIYLKK, via the coding sequence ATGACCAACGAATTTTTACATTTTGAAAAAATCAGTCGCCAGACTTGGCAATCTTTACATCGAAAGACAACACCACCTTTGACAGAAGAGGAACTAGAATCCATCAAGAGTTTCAATGACCAGATTAGTCTGCAGGACGTAACAGACGTCTATCTTCCCCTAGTCCATCTTATCCATATTTACAAGCGCACTAAGGATGATTTGGCATTTTCAAAAGGAATTTTTCTCCAACGTGAAAGCAAATCGCAGCCTTTTATCATTGGGGTTTCTGGTAGTGTTGCTGTGGGGAAATCGACTACTAGTCGCTTACTTCAGATTCTTTTATCACGTACTCTCCCGGATGCTACTGTAGAATTGGTGACAACTGACGGTTTTCTCTATCCCAATCAAACCTTGATGGACCAAGATATCTTAAATCGCAAAGGTTTTCCTGAAAGTTATGATATGGAAACCTTGCTGAATTTTCTTGACCGCCTAAAGAATGGGCAAGATGTCGATATTCCTGTCTATTCTCATGAAGTGTATGACATCGTTCCTGGAGAGAAACAACGTGTCAAAGCTGCTGATTTTGTCATTGTAGAGGGGATTAATGTCTTTCAAAATCCTCAAAATGAGCGTCTTTACATCACTGATTTCTTTGATTTCTCCATCTATGTGGATGCTGCTGTCGAGGATATTGAAAGCTGGTATCTGGATCGTTTCTTAAAACTACTCAGCTTTGCCCAAAATGATCCCAACAGCTACTACCACCGTTTTACGCAAATGCCAATTGGAGAAGTTGAAGCCTTTGCACATCAGGTTTGGACTAGTATTAATCTCACAAATCTACAAAACTATATCGAACCGACAAGGAATCGCGCCGAGGTCATTCTCCACAAGACTAAAAACCATGAAATCGATGAAATTTACCTAAAAAAATAA
- a CDS encoding DNA topology modulation protein, translating into MKIAIIGYSGAGKSTLAETLSNYYSIPKLHMDTLQFQPGWQDSDRDWMKAEMKNFLTKHETWIIDGNYSWCCYEERMQEADQIIFLNFSPWTCLFRAFKRYLTYRGKVRESMAAGCPERFDWAFIRWILWDGRTKNAKERYQLVQETYPEKVIVLRSQKEMDHFLENLANNKKNQRV; encoded by the coding sequence ATGAAAATCGCAATCATAGGATATTCTGGAGCCGGCAAGTCAACTCTAGCTGAAACGTTATCAAACTACTACTCTATCCCCAAACTGCATATGGACACACTCCAATTTCAACCTGGTTGGCAAGACAGTGACCGTGATTGGATGAAAGCCGAGATGAAAAACTTTCTCACAAAACATGAAACTTGGATCATCGACGGCAACTACTCTTGGTGCTGCTATGAAGAAAGGATGCAGGAAGCTGACCAAATCATCTTTCTCAATTTTTCACCATGGACTTGTCTCTTTCGAGCCTTTAAACGGTATCTCACTTACCGAGGCAAGGTCCGAGAAAGTATGGCTGCAGGTTGTCCTGAACGCTTTGACTGGGCGTTTATCCGATGGATTCTCTGGGATGGGCGGACAAAGAATGCTAAAGAACGCTATCAACTGGTTCAAGAAACCTATCCAGAGAAAGTAATTGTCCTCCGGTCGCAAAAGGAGATGGACCACTTCTTAGAAAATCTCGCAAACAACAAGAAAAACCAACGTGTCTAA
- the rpsT gene encoding 30S ribosomal protein S20 — translation MANIKSAIKRAELNVKQNEKNSAQKSAMRTAIKTFEANPSEELFRAASSAIDKAETKGLIHKNKASRDKARLSAKLAK, via the coding sequence TTGGCAAACATTAAATCAGCTATCAAACGCGCTGAATTGAACGTTAAACAAAACGAAAAAAACTCAGCTCAAAAATCAGCTATGCGTACTGCTATCAAAACTTTCGAAGCAAACCCTTCTGAAGAACTTTTCCGTGCTGCTAGCTCAGCTATCGACAAAGCAGAAACTAAAGGTTTGATTCATAAAAACAAAGCAAGCCGCGATAAAGCTCGTCTTTCAGCTAAACTTGCTAAATAA
- the metG gene encoding methionine--tRNA ligase, producing the protein MSEKNFYITTPIYYPSGKLHIGSAYTTIACDVLARYKRLMGYDVFYLTGLDEHGQKIQQKAEEAGITPQAYVDGMAVGVKELWKLLDISYDKFIRTTDDYHEKVVAQVFERLLAQDDIYLGEYSGWYSVSDEEFFTESQLAEVFRDEAGNVTGGIAPSGHEVEWVSEESYFLRLSKYQDRLVEFFKSHPDFITPDGRLNEMLRNFIEPGLEDLAVSRTTFTWGVPVPSNPKHVVYVWIDALLNYATALDYGQDDHANYDKFWNGTVFHMVGKDILRFHSIYWPILLMMLDMKLPDRLIAHGWFVMKDGKMSKSKGNVVYPEMLVERYGLDPLRYYLMRSLPVGSDGTFTPEDYVGRINYELANDLGNLLNRTVSMINKYFDGQIPAYVEGVTEFDNALAQVAEQSISDYHIHMEAVDYPRALEAVWTLISRTNKYIDETAPWVLAKDEEHRDQLASVMSHLAASLRVVAHMIEPFMMGTSRAVLAQLGLAEVSSLENLSLADFPADVTVVAKGTPIFPRLDMEEEIAYIKEQMESNKPAVEKEWNPDEVELKLNKDEIKFEDFDKVEIRVAEVKEVSKVEGSDKLLQFRLDAGDGEDRQILSGIAKYYPNEQELVGKKVQIVANLKPRKMMKKYVSQGMILSAEHDGKLTLLTVDPAVPNGSVIG; encoded by the coding sequence ATGTCTGAAAAGAATTTTTATATTACAACACCGATTTACTATCCATCTGGTAAACTTCATATCGGTTCTGCCTACACAACCATCGCTTGTGATGTCCTAGCTCGCTACAAACGCCTCATGGGCTACGATGTCTTTTATCTGACAGGTCTTGATGAGCATGGTCAAAAGATCCAACAAAAAGCGGAAGAAGCTGGCATCACACCACAAGCCTATGTTGATGGCATGGCAGTTGGCGTCAAAGAACTCTGGAAATTACTCGATATCTCATATGATAAATTTATCCGTACAACTGATGATTACCATGAAAAAGTTGTAGCTCAGGTCTTTGAACGCTTGCTTGCTCAAGATGATATCTACTTGGGCGAATATTCTGGTTGGTATTCAGTATCAGATGAGGAATTCTTTACAGAAAGCCAGCTTGCGGAAGTTTTCCGTGATGAAGCTGGAAATGTGACGGGCGGTATCGCTCCATCAGGTCACGAAGTGGAATGGGTTTCTGAAGAATCTTACTTCCTTCGCCTCAGCAAATACCAAGATCGTTTGGTAGAATTTTTCAAATCTCACCCTGATTTCATCACTCCAGATGGTCGTCTCAATGAAATGTTGCGTAACTTCATCGAGCCAGGTTTGGAAGACTTAGCAGTTTCTCGTACAACCTTTACCTGGGGTGTTCCAGTCCCATCAAATCCCAAACACGTTGTCTACGTTTGGATTGATGCCCTTCTTAACTATGCGACTGCTCTTGATTACGGTCAAGACGATCATGCTAACTATGATAAATTCTGGAATGGAACGGTCTTCCACATGGTTGGAAAAGATATTCTTCGTTTCCACTCCATCTACTGGCCAATCCTTCTCATGATGTTGGATATGAAATTGCCTGACCGCTTGATTGCCCACGGTTGGTTCGTCATGAAAGACGGCAAGATGTCTAAGTCTAAAGGGAATGTCGTTTACCCTGAAATGCTAGTAGAACGTTATGGACTGGATCCACTTCGTTACTACCTCATGCGTAGCCTTCCAGTCGGTTCAGATGGAACCTTCACTCCAGAAGACTACGTCGGCCGTATCAACTATGAATTAGCAAATGACCTTGGAAACCTCCTTAACCGAACAGTTTCCATGATTAACAAGTACTTTGATGGACAAATTCCTGCCTATGTAGAGGGTGTGACTGAATTTGATAATGCTCTTGCTCAAGTAGCAGAGCAATCTATCTCTGACTACCATATACACATGGAAGCAGTTGACTACCCACGTGCCCTTGAAGCAGTCTGGACTCTTATCTCACGTACCAACAAATACATCGATGAGACAGCCCCATGGGTCTTGGCTAAGGATGAAGAGCACCGTGACCAATTGGCAAGTGTCATGAGCCACTTGGCAGCCAGCCTTCGTGTCGTAGCTCACATGATTGAGCCATTTATGATGGGAACTAGTCGCGCTGTATTGGCACAACTTGGTCTAGCAGAAGTTTCTAGCCTAGAAAACTTGAGCTTGGCAGATTTCCCTGCAGATGTGACTGTTGTTGCCAAAGGAACACCAATCTTCCCACGCCTCGACATGGAAGAAGAGATTGCCTATATCAAAGAGCAAATGGAAAGCAACAAACCAGCTGTCGAAAAAGAATGGAATCCAGATGAAGTTGAACTCAAACTCAACAAGGATGAAATCAAGTTTGAAGACTTTGATAAGGTCGAGATCCGTGTCGCAGAAGTCAAAGAAGTTTCTAAAGTGGAAGGTTCTGACAAGTTGCTCCAATTCCGCCTCGATGCAGGTGATGGCGAAGACCGTCAAATCCTATCAGGAATTGCCAAATACTATCCAAACGAACAAGAATTGGTCGGCAAGAAGGTCCAAATCGTTGCCAACCTCAAACCACGTAAAATGATGAAAAAATATGTCAGTCAAGGGATGATTCTCTCAGCTGAACATGATGGCAAATTAACTCTTCTCACAGTTGATCCAGCTGTACCAAACGGAAGTGTGATTGGGTAA
- a CDS encoding ABC transporter ATP-binding protein: MKKLISLKNICRSYRNGDQELQVLKNINLEVHEGDFVAIMGPSGSGKSTLMNTIGMLDTPTSGEYYLEGQEVAGLGEKQLAKVRNQQIGFVFQQFFLLSKLNALQNVELPLIYAGVSASKRRKLAEEFLEKVELTERSHHLPSELSGGQKQRVAIARALVNNPSIILADEPTGALDTKTGNQIMQLLVELNKEGKTIIMVTHEPEIAAYAKRQIVIRDGVISSDSALEKEEN; this comes from the coding sequence ATGAAGAAACTAATTAGTCTCAAAAATATCTGCAGGAGTTATCGAAATGGTGACCAAGAACTGCAGGTCCTTAAAAATATCAATCTAGAAGTTCATGAAGGTGACTTTGTTGCTATTATGGGACCATCTGGTTCTGGTAAGTCTACGTTGATGAATACCATCGGAATGTTGGATACACCAACCAGTGGAGAGTACTACCTTGAAGGGCAAGAAGTTGCAGGTCTTGGAGAGAAACAACTGGCCAAGGTTCGTAACCAGCAAATCGGATTTGTCTTTCAGCAGTTCTTTCTCTTGTCCAAGCTCAATGCACTTCAAAACGTCGAATTGCCCTTGATTTACGCTGGTGTTTCGGCTTCAAAACGTCGGAAATTGGCTGAGGAATTTCTGGAAAAGGTTGAGCTGACGGAGCGCAGTCATCATTTGCCGTCGGAGTTATCAGGTGGTCAAAAGCAACGTGTAGCGATTGCGCGTGCCTTGGTAAACAATCCCTCTATCATCCTAGCAGACGAACCCACAGGAGCCTTGGATACCAAGACGGGAAACCAAATCATGCAGTTGTTGGTGGAGTTAAACAAGGAAGGGAAAACCATTATCATGGTCACGCATGAGCCTGAGATTGCTGCCTATGCCAAACGCCAAATTGTCATTCGTGATGGTGTTATCTCATCAGACAGTGCCCTAGAAAAGGAGGAAAACTAA
- a CDS encoding class I SAM-dependent methyltransferase: protein MSKMYYAENPDAAHDIHELRVELLGENMTFLTDAGVFSKKMVDFGSQLLLKCLEVNEGETVLDVGCGYGPLGLSLAKAYGVQATMVDINNRALDLARQNAERNKIEATIFQSNIYEQVEGKFDHVISNPPIRAGKQVVHEIIEKSRDFLKDRGDLTIVIQKKQGAPSAKSKMEEVFGNCEIVKKDKGYYILRSVKE, encoded by the coding sequence ATGAGTAAAATGTATTATGCAGAAAATCCTGATGCTGCTCACGACATTCATGAGTTGAGAGTGGAGTTGTTGGGAGAAAACATGACCTTTTTGACGGATGCGGGTGTTTTTAGCAAGAAAATGGTTGACTTTGGGAGTCAGCTCTTGCTCAAGTGTCTAGAGGTAAATGAAGGAGAGACGGTCCTTGATGTGGGTTGTGGTTATGGGCCATTGGGCTTGTCATTGGCCAAGGCTTATGGAGTTCAGGCGACCATGGTCGATATCAATAATCGTGCCTTGGACCTAGCGCGACAAAATGCTGAACGAAATAAAATTGAAGCGACGATTTTCCAATCCAATATCTATGAACAAGTTGAAGGGAAGTTTGACCATGTTATTTCCAATCCGCCGATTCGAGCGGGCAAACAGGTTGTTCATGAGATTATCGAAAAGAGCAGAGATTTCTTGAAAGACAGAGGAGATTTAACCATTGTTATTCAAAAGAAACAAGGGGCTCCAAGTGCTAAAAGTAAGATGGAAGAAGTTTTTGGAAATTGTGAAATCGTAAAGAAAGATAAGGGATATTATATCCTTAGAAGTGTGAAAGAATGA
- a CDS encoding ABC transporter permease, producing the protein MQNLKFAFSSIMAHKMRSFLTMIGIIIGVSSVVVIMALGDSMSRQVNKNMTKSQKDIHVFFSPIKSKDGSFTQKQSALTVSGKEEDVHVEPPKPLESWVKEAAKLKGVDSYYVTNSTNVTLSYKDKKVERATLTGGNSTYMNAVENEIVAGRSLRPQDYKEFASVILLDEELAKSLFDSPEAAVNQVISVNEFSYRVIGVYTSNEAKTAKAFGIGGLPITTNISLAANFNTDEISNIVFRVNDTSLTQTLGPELARKLTEIAGLQQGEYQVADATAAFQEVQQLFGFMTTIISAIAGISLFVGGTGVMNIMLVSVTERTREIGLRKALGATRANILVQFLIESMILTLLGGVIGLGIAAGMTMLAGVLLQNMIAGIEVGVSLPIALFSLAVSASVGMVFGVLPANKASKLDPIEALRYE; encoded by the coding sequence ATGCAGAATCTGAAATTTGCCTTTTCATCCATCATGGCTCACAAGATGCGTTCCTTCCTCACCATGATTGGGATTATCATCGGAGTTTCGTCTGTCGTTGTCATCATGGCTCTGGGAGACTCCATGTCTCGTCAGGTCAATAAAAATATGACCAAATCACAGAAGGATATCCATGTCTTTTTCTCTCCTATTAAAAGCAAGGACGGTTCCTTCACGCAGAAACAATCCGCTTTGACAGTCAGCGGGAAAGAAGAGGATGTTCATGTTGAACCACCAAAACCACTAGAATCCTGGGTCAAGGAAGCTGCTAAACTTAAAGGAGTAGACAGTTACTATGTCACCAACTCGACCAACGTCACCCTATCTTATAAGGATAAGAAGGTTGAACGCGCGACTCTGACAGGCGGAAATAGTACCTACATGAACGCAGTTGAAAATGAAATCGTTGCGGGTAGAAGTCTAAGACCGCAAGACTACAAGGAATTTGCCAGTGTGATTTTGTTGGATGAAGAATTAGCCAAGAGTTTGTTTGATAGTCCAGAAGCTGCGGTTAATCAAGTCATCTCTGTCAATGAATTTAGTTACCGTGTGATTGGCGTTTATACTAGCAATGAAGCTAAAACTGCTAAAGCCTTTGGGATTGGTGGTCTTCCAATTACGACCAATATCTCTCTCGCAGCCAATTTTAATACTGATGAAATCTCGAATATCGTCTTTCGTGTCAATGATACTAGTCTAACGCAGACCTTGGGACCAGAGTTGGCTCGAAAACTGACCGAGATTGCAGGTCTTCAACAAGGGGAGTACCAAGTTGCGGATGCAACTGCCGCCTTCCAAGAGGTACAACAACTATTTGGTTTTATGACCACCATTATCAGTGCCATTGCAGGAATCTCTCTCTTTGTCGGGGGAACTGGTGTTATGAATATCATGCTAGTTTCGGTTACAGAACGCACGCGTGAGATTGGTCTACGTAAGGCGCTTGGAGCTACACGGGCTAATATCTTGGTACAGTTTTTGATTGAGTCTATGATCTTGACCTTGCTAGGTGGTGTCATCGGTCTTGGGATTGCTGCTGGAATGACCATGTTAGCTGGAGTACTGCTTCAAAACATGATTGCAGGTATTGAAGTTGGGGTTTCCCTCCCAATCGCTCTCTTTAGCTTGGCTGTGTCAGCCAGTGTTGGGATGGTTTTCGGAGTCTTGCCAGCCAATAAAGCGTCTAAGCTTGATCCGATTGAAGCCCTTCGTTATGAATAA
- a CDS encoding efflux RND transporter periplasmic adaptor subunit, producing MKRNKKAKKWQLYTAIGVASAIVIGAAAIMIFRQPSQSAVKDETSHIVTAKEGSVASSVLLSGTVTAKNEQYVYFDASKGDLDEILVSVGDKVEEGQALVKYSSADAQAAYDAADRAVAKADRHIEELNKARENASAAPASPQVPTEAGLPEQAQAATSSVSSIDSQISDAKDNRADAVAQLNKAQAQLDAATVLSTLEGTVVEVNRNVSKSPTGNSQVVVHVVSNENLQVKGELSEYNLANLSVGQEVTFTSKVYQDKSWTGKISYISDYPKNNGEAANAALGGNTGSKYPYTVDVTSDIGELKQGFSVSVEVKNKSKAILVPLTSVVTENDKNYVWIVDDQKKAKKVEVTLGNADADNQEITSGLTDGAKVISNPTSSLEEGKEVKADEETN from the coding sequence ATGAAAAGAAATAAAAAGGCAAAAAAATGGCAATTATATACAGCGATTGGTGTTGCCAGTGCTATTGTTATCGGTGCTGCGGCGATTATGATTTTTAGACAACCTTCCCAGTCAGCAGTCAAGGATGAAACCTCTCATATCGTTACTGCTAAGGAAGGTTCCGTTGCTTCATCGGTTCTCTTGTCAGGTACGGTTACAGCAAAAAATGAACAATACGTTTATTTTGATGCTAGTAAGGGAGATTTAGATGAAATTCTTGTTTCGGTTGGGGACAAGGTAGAAGAAGGGCAAGCTTTGGTGAAATACAGCAGTGCAGATGCTCAAGCTGCCTATGATGCAGCCGATCGTGCAGTTGCAAAGGCAGACCGTCATATCGAGGAGTTAAACAAAGCTCGTGAGAATGCATCAGCTGCACCAGCTTCTCCACAAGTTCCAACAGAAGCTGGACTCCCAGAACAAGCGCAAGCAGCAACTTCTTCCGTATCCTCTATTGATTCTCAAATCAGTGATGCCAAGGATAACCGTGCAGATGCTGTGGCTCAGCTCAACAAGGCTCAAGCTCAGCTAGATGCTGCAACAGTCCTCAGTACACTAGAAGGGACTGTAGTTGAAGTTAATCGTAATGTTTCCAAATCGCCAACAGGTAATAGCCAAGTGGTAGTACATGTCGTAAGTAATGAAAACTTGCAGGTCAAAGGGGAGTTGTCTGAATACAACCTTGCTAACCTTTCTGTTGGGCAAGAAGTTACCTTTACTTCGAAGGTTTACCAAGATAAGAGCTGGACAGGAAAAATCAGCTATATTTCTGATTATCCTAAAAACAACGGAGAAGCAGCAAATGCAGCCCTTGGAGGAAATACTGGATCTAAGTACCCTTATACTGTTGATGTGACCAGCGATATCGGTGAGTTGAAGCAAGGCTTCTCTGTCAGTGTGGAAGTCAAAAACAAGAGTAAAGCCATCCTTGTTCCTCTGACAAGTGTTGTTACCGAAAATGACAAAAACTATGTCTGGATCGTTGACGACCAGAAAAAAGCGAAGAAGGTAGAAGTTACTTTGGGGAATGCGGACGCAGACAACCAAGAAATTACTTCAGGTTTGACAGACGGTGCCAAGGTCATCAGTAATCCAACATCTTCCTTGGAAGAAGGAAAAGAGGTGAAGGCTGATGAAGAAACTAATTAG